From Mesotoga sp. UBA6090, one genomic window encodes:
- a CDS encoding MFS transporter: protein METKKAFSMISSYGFFLFGFTSIILGSALPAIEKSFGIDHQIAGVLLSLPTLAFMSSAFVVSALTNRLGPFKLLALGIFSFTGGLTVLSIGRSFALLLIGSMAVSFGTGAMETSIGIGVSGMNYRKPGGALNLMHSLFAVGSIISPFLVAAFLVDYNSWWKPFLVGLFGAVLLVAFVPFLLRIPFVGTSEKATQFKNEVFSQKIFWLIMAGVLLYVGYEIGFTSWLSSFVFETKGIDMRYASIFPALLWAGIFVGRLLAGFFVDKLGYERSLLMMVIIAFVSFGAALLLQSAIAIGVAVVFAGFGFSGTFPTLQAILISTMKNGIGFAIGMFTVAASIGGAIANFFVGFLGHQFGMMAGVVFIMFLIFLEIVVVLLIMRLRAVKRNA from the coding sequence ATGGAAACCAAGAAAGCTTTCAGCATGATTTCGTCATACGGTTTTTTTCTCTTTGGATTTACCTCAATAATACTTGGCAGCGCGCTCCCGGCAATCGAGAAAAGTTTCGGGATCGATCATCAGATTGCAGGCGTCTTGCTTTCACTTCCAACGCTCGCCTTCATGTCGTCGGCTTTCGTTGTGAGTGCGCTTACAAATCGTCTCGGACCTTTTAAATTGCTCGCTTTGGGCATCTTCTCTTTTACTGGAGGACTGACCGTTCTCTCGATCGGACGGTCGTTCGCGCTTCTTCTGATTGGAAGCATGGCCGTGAGCTTTGGAACTGGTGCCATGGAGACCTCAATTGGTATTGGGGTCTCCGGAATGAATTATAGAAAGCCCGGTGGAGCGCTCAACCTGATGCATTCGTTATTTGCTGTTGGTTCTATTATTTCGCCATTTCTCGTCGCTGCTTTTCTTGTGGATTATAACTCATGGTGGAAGCCATTTCTGGTAGGCCTTTTTGGAGCGGTGCTTCTAGTTGCCTTTGTTCCGTTTCTCTTAAGAATTCCCTTTGTTGGAACGAGTGAAAAAGCGACTCAGTTCAAGAACGAGGTCTTTTCTCAGAAGATCTTCTGGCTCATCATGGCAGGAGTCCTTCTCTATGTGGGTTATGAGATCGGTTTCACTTCATGGCTTTCAAGCTTCGTTTTTGAGACTAAGGGGATAGATATGAGATATGCAAGCATCTTTCCCGCTCTTCTCTGGGCGGGAATTTTCGTCGGGCGATTACTTGCCGGATTCTTCGTCGATAAACTTGGATACGAGCGGTCGCTTCTGATGATGGTCATAATTGCTTTTGTATCATTTGGAGCAGCATTGCTTCTTCAATCGGCCATAGCGATCGGAGTGGCAGTAGTATTTGCGGGGTTTGGGTTTTCAGGAACTTTCCCCACACTTCAGGCTATCTTGATATCTACTATGAAGAATGGAATAGGTTTTGCAATTGGCATGTTCACAGTAGCCGCATCGATTGGCGGCGCAATTGCTAATTTCTTTGTTGGCTTCCTCGGCCATCAGTTTGGTATGATGGCCGGTGTTGTATTCATAATGTTTCTGATCTTCCTAGAGATTGTCGTAGTGCTTCTCATAATGAGGCTCAGGGCGGTGAAAAGAAATGCATAA